The segment TGCTAGCCCGGGGTTCCGCGCCCGCCACCGCCGCGCCCGGCCGAGCGCGCCGACCGGACGGGCGGCCACCGGTCGCCCGGTCAGGTACGCTGCCAACGCCGCAGCCGTTGCGTACCGCTTCCCGGGCTCTTTCTCCAAGCACTTGTGGCAAATCGTCTCCAGGTCCCGCGGCACCCCCGGCACCAGATCCCGCACCGGCACTGCGTCCCGAGTCCGGACCTGGACCAGCGTGTCGGCCGTACTCGCCCCCTTGAACGGCGGCCGACCCGTCAGGCACTCGTACAGCACCGCCCCCAGCGCGTACACGTCCGCCGCCGGCCCCGCGTCCACGGCCCGGCCGCCGGCCTGCTCCGGGGCCATGTAACTGGGCGTTCCCATGACCGCCCAGGCCGGGGTCAGCCCGTCCCCCAGGTCGGTCAACTTGGCCAGCCCGAAGTCGCTCACCTTCGGCGTCCCGTCGGACGCCAGCAGCACGTTCGCCGGCTTGAGGTCGCGGTGGACGATGTTGGCCGCGTGGGCCGCCCCCACGCCCAGCGCCAACTTCTCGACCAGGGCCGCCGCCTCGGGCGGCGGCATCGGGTTGCCGGCCAGTTTCTGGGCCAGGTTCCCGCCGGAGCACAACTCGAGGCTGAAGTACGGCAGCCCCCCCACTCCCCGACGTCGAACACCTGCACCACGTAGGGGTGCTGCAACCGGGCCACGGCCGCGGCCTCCGCGCGGAACCTGTCCAGTTCGGTCCCGGTCGCGTGTTCTCCGGCCCGCATGACCTTCAGCGCCACCAGTCGCACCGCGTGGGTCTGCCGCGCCTTGTACACCACGCCCATCCCGCCCCGGCCTAATACCCCCAGGATCTCGTACCCCGGGATCGACGGGCCTGGGGTGGGGGTGGGGGCGCCGCCCGCGGGGGCCGCCGCGACGGTGACCACCCAGTCGTCCGTCCGGCCGGGTTGCGACACCGTTTCGGCTGCCAGTTGCGGGAACCGGCGGTCGTACTCTTCCGGCGGTACGGCGTGCCCCGAACGCCCCCAGTATTCGGCCTCGAGTCGGACGAGTCCCCGAACCAGCTCGGGGTCGGCGGTGGCCGTCAGCCCGGTGGCGAGTAGGAACTCCTCGACGGTCGGGCGGCGGCCCGCGCGTAACTCGTCTTCGTACCGGTCACACAGCGCGTCGACCCGGAGGATCTCGTCGGTCGTGCCTGGGCCTTCGGGCCCGTCCGGCTCGCTCATCACGCCCCCTTTTTTCCCGTTCCCCGCACCCAGTCCGGTTCAGGACGGGCCGCGTGTCCGGTCGTCCCGTACCCGGCACTCGCCGTCGCGGTCGATCGCCCCTCACCGATTCCCAAATTTTCCTCCCGCGCTCAGGACGGGGGGAATCGTATCCGGCGGCCCGATGAATGGCTGATCGAGTGTACCCGCGGCCGCGCGGCGCGAGAAGCGCGGGCGGACCGCCCGGCCGAAAACCGAACGATTGCGTGTCGGTGATGGCTTTCCCGCGGCGTCGGCGAGTTGCCGGGTATACCACACCCGAGAACCCGATGGAGACCCCCGTGAACGCCCCGCCCCGGTTCGCCGCCGTCCTCGCACTTACGCACGCCGGTCGACAAACCATTGCGCCTGCGAACTCCGCACCCCCGCCCGTCGTACCGACCCCTCCGCCGCGGCGATCGCGGGCGGTCGTCAATTACCGCTCGTACCCGCAGCGGTCCTGTGCGCGGCCCGCGCACTTCACGCCGGCCGAGCACATCGGCGCGTGGGCGGTGCTAAGCGCAGCGGTGCTGTACGGGGTCGCGTGCTTCTTCTCACCGGTCGCTGGGTTCGAGCGGCCCGTTATGCCGGTCCTCCGGCAGTTCTTGTACGGATGCGGGAGCGAGTGGTGTTCGGCCGGTAACCTCCTGCTGTTCGCCGCGGGTCTGTATCTGTTGGACGGTCGACACCGGGCCGCAGTCCTGATGACCGCCGGGGCCACCGGCGTCGGGCTGGCCGTTCACCTCCGCTGTGGCGGGTGGCGTGTCGAGGCGATCGGGGTCGGGTACTTCCTCTGGCAGACCGCCGTTTTGGTGATCGGGACCGGAGCGATCTTCGCGGGGTTCTTCTCCGGCGCGGCACCTGATCATACGGGCCGGGCGTTCCGGCGCCGAACCGGATCGCCGGTCCCCGGTAGGAGAACAGCCGACGTGTGATGTCGAGCCTTCTGTTCGGCCAGGAGCCTGTCCGAGTAATCCTCTGTTGCTTCGCGCTGAACATGATCGTTGCTGACCGGAGCCCTCATCGGGGATGACGACGGCGTAGTCGGCCGCGTTCCCCAAAAGCAACTCCAGCCGCTGATCGTTCTCGCAGAGCAGAAACTCTGCCCGCATGCGGTCTAGTCGATCCCCGCACGGCGAATCCGGTCACCGCCCCAGCCTCGTTCCGCAGTGCTATGACACCCCGTTCGCCCCGCCCGACCAGTTGGAGGAGGAGCGGGGCATCTGGAGCGCATCCGGCGCGGGGAGTGACTGGACGACTTCGAGACGGTCCGGGCGACCAAAGGCGGCGGCCGGGTCGACATCTCGCTCGCGGTCTTGCCCGTTCGCGACGCCCACGGCCACCTCATCGGCGCGCCGAAGGTCGCCCGCGACGTCACCGCCGTCAAGCGTGGCGAGCGGGCCCTGCCCGAGGCCCGCCGGCGGGGCGAACATGGCCACGAAGTTGCGGCCCCCGGTGCCCCGGCCGGTCACAGGAGTAGCACGTCCCGACCTCGCCCGCCTGCAGGGCAGTTCCGGCGTGCTCACCGACGACTGCATCTCGGCCCGGGTCGGATCCTTGCTTGCGGCCACACCCCCCGACGATGGCAAGCGGGTCGGGACGGAGGTCGCTGTCGGCGTCCTGCGGTCCACACGGAAGAGATGTCGGGCCGCCTAAAAGACGTTTCGTACCACCCAAATCTTGCAAGCCAATCCGCATCTAGCCGAGCCCGTTGCCGCTGCCGTAACCAGCTAATTGAAGCTGTCGGCGGCGAGGGCGAACCCCCGCCTGATGACGGGATTGACGCTGGCGTGGTGCAACGGAGGGCCGAGGCCGGGAGGGGCAGGAGCCCTTGGGGTTTCTACGACGTTTGCCCCGTAGTAAACGCCAGGCCGGCCACGACGGAGCGTGCAATTCCACGCGATCTGTAGCTACTCCGGTCCTCTTGCATTTCCGGGACCGGCTTCATGGCATCGTCCGTCAGGGACCGGACGTCAAGATGATCGGCGAGATCCGCACCGCGGAGACCGCGGAGACCGCCGTGTCGGCGGCGAACAGCGGGCACCTGGTCCTCGCGACCCTGCACGCCCCGGTGGCGGCCGGCGGGGTCGCAAGCACGTTGGCGTACGAGGTCGCGCCACACTTCCTGGCAACGTCGCTGACCGGCGTCGTTTCCCAGCGGCTGGTGCGCACCTTCTGCCCCGCGTGCCGGATCCCGATCGAAGGCGAGCGGGTAACGACCCACCCACCTGCGGGCCGGGCCGGGGCGCCGGGGTGCCCGGCTTGCCACCAGACCGGCTTCGGGGTCCGCACCGCGCTCCTCGCGGTGTTGATGGTGACACGGGCGATCCGCGAATGGATCCAGACCCGCCAGCCGACGCAGGTGAGCGAGGAGCAGGCGGACCGGGACGGAATGGCCGGCTTGCCGTGTGCCGCTCGGGCCGTGATCGCTCGCGGGCGGACCGATCTCGCCGAGGTCCGCAGGTGCGTCCCGCCCGATCGCCTCCGCGGAGACGCGAAGGCGTGAGCCGGCGGCC is part of the Fimbriiglobus ruber genome and harbors:
- a CDS encoding ATPase, T2SS/T4P/T4SS family is translated as MPRSKRQAGHDGACNSTRSVATPVLLHFRDRLHGIVRQGPDVKMIGEIRTAETAETAVSAANSGHLVLATLHAPVAAGGVASTLAYEVAPHFLATSLTGVVSQRLVRTFCPACRIPIEGERVTTHPPAGRAGAPGCPACHQTGFGVRTALLAVLMVTRAIREWIQTRQPTQVSEEQADRDGMAGLPCAARAVIARGRTDLAEVRRCVPPDRLRGDAKA